DNA sequence from the Candidatus Sulfuricurvum sp. RIFRC-1 genome:
GGAGAAAATCGAAGGGGCAAGTTTTGAGATGGAGTGTGATTATCTTATCCCTGCCGTTTCCCAAAGCGCCGATTTGAAACTTCTTCCGCAAGAGTGGGAGATTGAGCGTACCTCATGGGCGACGATCAAAACCAACGGAAAAGATTACATGACCTCACGCAAAGGGATTTTTGCCGCAGGGGACTGCGAATACGGTCCGATGACGATCGTCAATGCAGTCGGTCAAGCTAAACGTGCCGCATCGGTGATGTCACGCTATGTGGTAAATGGTGAGATTAGCCTCACCGATGATGAGATTATGGAAGATCACCTCCGTAAACTCAAAGTCTATGATAAAAAAGAGAAGATCCAAGGATGGCTTCCGGGCTTGCCGCGTCAACACAGTGAAGTTCTGACCGTGGATGAGCGACGCGATAATAACCGTGAAGTGAAATACGGCTTTACACAAGAAGAGGCACTCGCAGAGGCGGAGCGCTGTATGCGCTGTTACTACATTGCGATGGTCGCACATTAAGGGGGGATGGATGATTAACTTTACGATTAACAATCAACCCGTTACGGCGCAAAAAGGGGAGAGTATCCTCCAAGCGGCACGTAAAGCGGGATTTTATATCCCGACGATGTGTTACTTGGAAAAAACGACTCCGTGCGCATCATGTCGTTTGTGTGTGGTTGAAACGGACAAAACGGATGGATTGATTCTTAGCTGTCAAACCCCTCCTACCGAAGGGCTCGCCGTTACGGTCGATTCGGATCGTTTGAAGCAGGAACGGACCAATATCATGCGTCTGTATGATGTCAACCATCCGTTAGAGTGCGGTGTGTGCGACAAATCAGGTGCATGTGATCTCCAAAATAAAACGTTGGAATTTGGGGTTTCTGCACAACATTTCAGCGCCAAAGATCAGCACCGCAAGATCGAGCATTGGGGATTGATCAATTATGATCCTTCCCTTTGTATCTTGTGCGAAAAATGTGTTCATGTTTGTAATGAGATTATCGGAGACGATGCGATTGAACTCCAATTTGGCGGATACAAATCGGCGGTAATCCCAAAAAATTCTGAACAACTCGATTGTACGTTCTGCGGTGAGTGTATTGCGGTATGTCCGGTTGGTGCACTGGTGAGTCGTGATTTTCAATACAGTGCAAATGCTTGGGAACTTACACAAATTCCCGCTACATGTGCTCATTGCTCGGCAGGATGTTCATTGATGTATGAAGTGCGTCACACGTCAAATTCGATTGGTGCTGCGCCGAAGATTTATCGTGTAACAAACGATTTTGAACACACGACTCTCTGCGGAGCAGGGCGATTTGGATTTGACTTTGCGGTTCAAGCAACTAAAGACGAATCCGAATTTGCTAAAGCAATCGGTGCATTATCAAATGGCAGTGCGATTCGTTTTAATTCACTGATTACCAACGAAGAGGCCCTGATTCTTCAGCAACTCAAAGAAAAAATGGGGCTAAAACTCTACAACGAAGAAGCACGTGCATATCAGAATTTTATGGCGGCTTACAGTTCGATCAGCGGCAAAACAGCGTTTGGTGGAAGCCTCGATGCAATTGCTCAAAGTGATGGGATCATTGTACTTGGCGGACGCATTACGACTGACAATCCCTCTGTTCGTTATGCTATGACAACGGCAGCTCGTCATAAAGGGGCAAAAGTTGTTTATATGCACCCGATCGAAGATGAATTGCTTCAAAATGTTGTAACTCAGTTTGTGAAATACGAAGTGGGAACGGAAGAGGGAGTTGTGGCAATGCTCGCAAAAACCCTTCTTGAGAGTGCTGATGTGAGTGATGAAACCCGCAACTTCTTTGATGGATTGGATGAGGGGTATTTGTGCGCCGAAAGCAATGTAGGCGATGAAGAGTATGCGCGCATCGCAAAATCATTTGCCAGAGCGAAACGAAAAACA
Encoded proteins:
- a CDS encoding 2Fe-2S iron-sulfur cluster-binding protein, coding for MINFTINNQPVTAQKGESILQAARKAGFYIPTMCYLEKTTPCASCRLCVVETDKTDGLILSCQTPPTEGLAVTVDSDRLKQERTNIMRLYDVNHPLECGVCDKSGACDLQNKTLEFGVSAQHFSAKDQHRKIEHWGLINYDPSLCILCEKCVHVCNEIIGDDAIELQFGGYKSAVIPKNSEQLDCTFCGECIAVCPVGALVSRDFQYSANAWELTQIPATCAHCSAGCSLMYEVRHTSNSIGAAPKIYRVTNDFEHTTLCGAGRFGFDFAVQATKDESEFAKAIGALSNGSAIRFNSLITNEEALILQQLKEKMGLKLYNEEARAYQNFMAAYSSISGKTAFGGSLDAIAQSDGIIVLGGRITTDNPSVRYAMTTAARHKGAKVVYMHPIEDELLQNVVTQFVKYEVGTEEGVVAMLAKTLLESADVSDETRNFFDGLDEGYLCAESNVGDEEYARIAKSFARAKRKTLVIGSDVLNHKRAENIARLCAMIETYTEFSVVVVASSVNTIGVSLICDLDVDNGGESVVGYNASGSYTMGSLGDVNLTLPSLNSQEGTFVSINHQVLPTNVAVAFGGYTLNDLANALGLRAENTIDYTAKLPASKGFAEKSFDDLGNFFGALGEDYRGYMLETCDVEADGTLEEIEDLPEFNGTVVYRCNPVNQFNAYTARTSQLEKEAALRGSAQFAAAAKIGDGDKIRIEFAGETQERIFKLDSLLKGTIALVPAYDTAFGALNEQYRFEKVKIMKMGSGS